From the genome of Candidatus Paceibacterota bacterium, one region includes:
- a CDS encoding nucleotidyltransferase, with product MQNLSELTRCLVEARVEFVLIGGFAAAAHGATLVTRDVDICCRFNEPNLLRLQKALAGLRPVHRSRPDLPLALTPGQCAALKNLYLNTDLGRVDCLSEVLGVGDFESVLAHSVELALPFGSCRILDLETLIRAKEAMNRDHDRLTVSQLREIQRRQ from the coding sequence ATGCAGAACCTCAGCGAACTAACACGCTGCCTCGTTGAGGCCAGGGTCGAGTTCGTCTTGATCGGAGGATTTGCCGCGGCGGCGCACGGTGCCACACTGGTCACGCGTGACGTGGACATCTGCTGCCGCTTCAACGAGCCGAACCTCCTGCGCCTCCAAAAGGCGCTGGCGGGACTGCGCCCGGTGCATCGTTCGCGGCCGGATTTACCGCTCGCGCTCACCCCCGGCCAGTGCGCCGCCCTCAAGAACCTCTATCTGAATACCGACCTGGGGCGGGTGGATTGCCTCAGCGAGGTCCTCGGCGTCGGCGACTTTGAGTCCGTCCTGGCGCACAGTGTCGAGCTGGCCTTGCCGTTTGGCAGTTGCCGGATACTCGACCTCGAGACCTTGATCCGTGCCAAGGAAGCCATGAATCGTGACCACGACCGGCTCACCGTAAGCCAACTCAGAGAAATCCAACGCCGCCAATAG
- a CDS encoding Gfo/Idh/MocA family oxidoreductase, translating into MSKTHQFTRRDFLRTSFATLATISIVPRHVLGGPGVTPPSEQLTKAVIGVGGMGKGHLTGINPTCKLLAVCDVDAKHLEAGLKIGGPDVKGYRDFREVLARKDIDIVHIPTPPHWHALISIAAAKAGKDIWCEKPMSRTIGEGEAVKAAVAKYRRIFRLNTWFRFEGSLYGVGVPVRLIKKAVQNGLFGWPLKVTLGGPTGFDWKQKEWCGRTNLTPQPVPPELDYDMWLGPAPKKPYHPHRVHATFRGYWDYDGGGLGDMGQHYLDPVQYLLDKDNESPIRIEADTNPQDPDAVLPWRRISMKYADGCEIVFDGENKDKDAAFIAGPNGKLFRDFESDIPDLRAKLQSLPDPAPQLTDFIKAVKTRQKFALNEVNGHRSCTLVNLAKIAVQTGRVLRFNSKKQRFIDDKEANALIHQPLRAPWKLRV; encoded by the coding sequence ATGAGTAAGACGCACCAGTTTACCCGCCGGGATTTTCTAAGAACCTCCTTTGCCACGCTGGCCACGATCAGCATTGTGCCGCGCCATGTATTGGGCGGGCCGGGAGTCACCCCGCCCAGCGAACAATTGACCAAAGCGGTGATCGGGGTCGGCGGGATGGGCAAAGGCCACCTGACCGGGATCAATCCAACCTGCAAGCTATTGGCGGTCTGCGACGTGGATGCGAAGCACCTGGAAGCCGGGCTGAAGATTGGCGGGCCGGATGTGAAAGGTTACCGCGATTTCCGCGAGGTGCTGGCGCGGAAGGACATTGATATCGTCCATATCCCCACCCCGCCGCACTGGCACGCGCTGATCTCGATCGCGGCGGCCAAGGCCGGCAAGGATATCTGGTGTGAAAAGCCCATGTCGCGGACGATCGGCGAGGGCGAGGCCGTGAAAGCGGCCGTTGCGAAATATCGCCGGATTTTCCGGCTGAACACCTGGTTCCGATTCGAGGGCTCTCTATACGGCGTGGGCGTGCCCGTGCGCCTGATTAAGAAGGCCGTGCAGAACGGACTGTTCGGCTGGCCGCTCAAAGTAACGCTGGGCGGCCCAACCGGCTTTGATTGGAAGCAGAAGGAATGGTGCGGTCGCACCAACTTGACCCCGCAGCCTGTCCCGCCCGAACTCGACTACGATATGTGGCTGGGCCCGGCGCCAAAGAAGCCCTACCACCCGCACCGGGTCCATGCGACGTTCCGTGGCTATTGGGATTATGACGGTGGCGGCCTGGGGGATATGGGCCAGCATTACCTCGACCCGGTGCAGTACCTCCTCGACAAGGACAACGAGAGCCCCATCCGGATCGAAGCCGACACCAACCCGCAGGACCCCGATGCGGTGCTGCCGTGGCGGCGGATCTCCATGAAGTATGCCGACGGGTGCGAGATCGTCTTCGACGGAGAGAACAAGGACAAGGATGCGGCCTTCATTGCCGGGCCTAACGGAAAGCTGTTCCGGGATTTCGAGTCCGACATTCCGGATTTGCGGGCGAAGCTCCAGTCCCTCCCCGACCCGGCGCCCCAGCTCACGGACTTCATCAAGGCGGTGAAGACGCGCCAGAAGTTCGCCCTGAACGAAGTCAACGGACATCGTTCCTGCACGCTGGTCAATCTCGCCAAGATCGCCGTCCAGACCGGCCGTGTGCTGCGTTTTAATTCGAAGAAGCAGCGGTTCATTGACGACAAGGAGGCCAACGCGCTGATCCACCAGCCGCTGCGGGCTCCCTGGAAGCTCCGGGTGTAG
- a CDS encoding helix-turn-helix transcriptional regulator: MPGIEQHRRLLGEAIRAKRRKRRLSQEKLAEKADLSTVFISRVERGKESPSVDSLVKIARALGVRARELVRDL, translated from the coding sequence ATGCCAGGTATCGAGCAGCACCGCCGCCTCCTGGGCGAGGCGATTCGCGCCAAGCGCAGGAAGAGGCGTTTGAGCCAGGAGAAACTGGCGGAGAAAGCCGACCTCTCGACGGTCTTCATCAGCCGCGTGGAGCGGGGGAAGGAGTCGCCCTCGGTGGATTCGCTGGTGAAGATTGCCCGGGCGTTGGGCGTCCGGGCGCGGGAGTTGGTTCGGGACCTGTAG
- a CDS encoding SDR family oxidoreductase: MRILIVGCGYVGLPLGAELAKQGHAVFGLRRSRAAEALLESAGIQPLVGDITQPRQLAALPAGYDWVVNCVAASGGGTQVYREVYLQGTRNLIEWLGNAPPKQLVYTSSTSVYGQNDGSLVNEASATEPAAETGQILVETEQVLFTAARERKVPAMILRLAGIYGPGRGYWYKQYLKGEARIEGSGGRILNMIHRDDVVGAILAALKNFRPGDIYNAVDDEPVTQLAFFQWLSGQLGKELPPAAPEDAGIARKRGVTNKRVSNHRLKAELGCQFKYPTFRQGYSAEIQRLRREGELDI, encoded by the coding sequence GTGCGCATCTTGATAGTTGGCTGCGGATACGTTGGCCTGCCGCTTGGAGCGGAGTTAGCCAAGCAGGGCCATGCGGTCTTCGGCCTGCGGCGGAGCCGAGCTGCTGAAGCCCTTTTGGAATCGGCAGGCATTCAACCGTTGGTGGGCGATATCACCCAACCCAGGCAATTGGCTGCGTTGCCGGCGGGTTACGACTGGGTGGTCAACTGCGTGGCGGCGTCCGGCGGCGGGACGCAGGTGTATCGGGAAGTCTATTTGCAGGGCACGAGGAACTTAATCGAGTGGTTGGGGAACGCGCCGCCGAAGCAGCTTGTCTATACCAGCAGCACGAGTGTTTATGGCCAGAACGACGGCTCCCTGGTCAACGAAGCGAGCGCTACGGAACCCGCGGCCGAGACGGGGCAGATTCTGGTCGAGACCGAACAAGTGCTGTTCACGGCGGCGCGCGAGCGCAAGGTTCCGGCGATGATCCTCAGGCTGGCGGGAATCTACGGGCCGGGCCGCGGCTATTGGTATAAGCAATACTTGAAGGGCGAGGCGCGGATCGAAGGAAGCGGCGGGCGCATCCTGAACATGATCCATCGGGACGATGTGGTGGGGGCGATTCTCGCTGCGTTGAAGAACTTCCGGCCCGGGGATATCTACAACGCGGTGGACGACGAACCGGTGACACAACTGGCTTTCTTCCAGTGGCTGTCGGGCCAACTGGGCAAGGAGCTGCCGCCAGCGGCGCCTGAGGACGCTGGGATCGCGCGCAAACGCGGGGTGACGAACAAGCGAGTCTCCAACCACCGGCTGAAGGCGGAGTTGGGCTGCCAATTCAAGTATCCGACTTTTCGTCAGGGCTACTCGGCGGAAATCCAGCGGCTGCGCCGGGAGGGAGAACTGGACATTTAG
- a CDS encoding DUF3656 domain-containing protein, with product MQSRRTNVVAVPERGAAARLPELIAPAGDWECARAAIENGADAVYFGLEKFNARMRANNFTEADLPRLMEFLHRRGVKGYVTFNILVFENEMAEADQYVRAMIAAGVDAAVVQDVGICRLIRRHSPDFPIHVSTQMTITSAAGLDFARELGCNLVVLARECSLKEIEELQVVSPGHSALPLEVFIHGALCVAYSGQCLTSEALGGRSANRGECAQACRMPYDLVADGKLVPLGDRKYLLSPQDLAGLEVLPELVRLGVASLKIEGRLKSPEYVANITRIYRNALDQAGGEWRVTREDRYGMEMAFSRGLYAGWFRGTNNQRLVHGRFGKKRGVYLGEVARVEGQSVWVTLQGPLKPGDGVVFDAGHPEAVEEGGRVYEVRLPTSEGRNGRPAELRFGHGDINFARLHVGDKLWKTSDPELDRRLRQSYEGDAPRFQRPVSMEVQGLAGQSLTLIARDESGHVAHLASVMPLARAERQPLTTDRLRDQLGRLGGTPFRLGELKNLLEGDVLLPISELNRLRREVVKELEIQRAQPRRWKLEHTADATEPAPAIPQPATRTPNLIVLARSLPQLEASLNCGVETVYCELEDPRKYREAVALVRRRQEETGRRLEIFVAPPRIFKTGEEWTLKQVRCSEADGYLVRNYDHLGFFAGQRRIGDYSLNIANRLSAGYFKNKFGLERVTASYDLNCAQLEALLRAAPPDWFEVTIHQHMPMFHMEHCVFCAFLSTGTDYTNCGRPCDRHDLKLRDRVGAEHPVKADAGCRNTVFNALAQTGAEYVPRFLALGVRYFRVEFLRESPDLVARTIAQYRQLLGGEISGSQLWRELKLLNQLGVTRGQLGAQLRTPAR from the coding sequence ATGCAGAGCCGTCGAACCAATGTTGTTGCCGTGCCGGAGCGGGGTGCGGCAGCCCGCCTGCCCGAGTTGATTGCGCCGGCGGGTGATTGGGAATGCGCGCGCGCCGCGATCGAGAACGGCGCCGATGCGGTCTACTTTGGCCTGGAGAAGTTCAACGCCCGGATGCGGGCCAACAACTTCACCGAAGCGGACCTGCCGCGGCTGATGGAGTTCCTGCACCGGCGCGGCGTGAAGGGCTATGTCACGTTCAACATCCTGGTCTTCGAGAACGAGATGGCCGAGGCGGACCAATACGTGCGCGCTATGATCGCCGCCGGCGTGGATGCCGCCGTGGTGCAGGATGTGGGCATCTGCCGGCTGATTCGCCGGCACTCGCCCGACTTCCCCATCCACGTTTCCACCCAGATGACCATCACCAGCGCCGCCGGACTGGACTTCGCGCGCGAGCTGGGCTGCAACCTCGTCGTGCTCGCCCGGGAATGCTCGCTCAAGGAAATCGAAGAGCTGCAGGTCGTCTCCCCGGGTCACTCTGCCCTCCCGCTGGAAGTCTTCATTCATGGCGCGCTGTGCGTCGCTTACTCGGGCCAATGTTTGACGAGCGAGGCCCTGGGCGGACGCTCGGCCAATCGTGGCGAATGTGCCCAGGCCTGCCGCATGCCGTATGACTTGGTGGCCGACGGCAAGCTCGTGCCGTTGGGCGACCGGAAATACCTACTCAGCCCCCAAGACCTGGCCGGCCTGGAAGTGCTGCCCGAGTTGGTGCGGCTCGGCGTGGCCTCGCTGAAGATCGAGGGGCGGCTCAAATCCCCCGAATACGTGGCCAACATCACCCGCATTTACCGCAACGCCCTCGACCAGGCGGGCGGTGAATGGCGGGTAACGCGCGAGGACCGTTACGGGATGGAAATGGCCTTTTCGCGCGGGCTCTACGCCGGCTGGTTCCGGGGCACCAACAACCAGCGGCTTGTCCATGGCCGTTTCGGCAAGAAGCGCGGCGTCTATCTGGGCGAAGTGGCGCGTGTCGAAGGCCAAAGTGTCTGGGTCACCCTGCAAGGGCCGTTGAAGCCGGGCGATGGAGTGGTGTTTGATGCCGGTCATCCAGAAGCGGTGGAGGAGGGAGGCAGGGTGTATGAAGTCCGATTGCCGACGTCCGAAGGCCGCAACGGCCGGCCCGCTGAGCTTCGCTTTGGGCACGGGGACATTAACTTCGCGCGCCTTCATGTCGGGGACAAGCTGTGGAAAACCAGCGACCCGGAACTGGACCGCCGGCTGCGCCAGAGCTACGAAGGGGACGCCCCGAGGTTCCAGCGCCCGGTCTCGATGGAGGTGCAGGGCCTGGCCGGCCAATCGCTTACCCTGATTGCACGGGACGAGTCTGGCCACGTGGCCCACTTGGCCTCGGTCATGCCGCTGGCGCGCGCGGAGAGGCAACCGCTCACCACCGACCGGCTGCGGGACCAGTTGGGCCGCCTGGGCGGCACCCCGTTCAGGTTGGGCGAATTGAAGAATCTGCTCGAAGGCGACGTTCTGCTGCCCATCAGCGAGCTGAACCGCCTTCGCCGCGAGGTCGTGAAGGAACTGGAGATTCAGCGTGCCCAGCCCAGGCGGTGGAAGTTGGAGCACACGGCTGATGCCACCGAGCCCGCGCCGGCCATCCCGCAGCCTGCAACCCGCACGCCGAATTTGATCGTGCTGGCGCGCAGCCTGCCGCAGCTGGAAGCCTCCCTGAACTGCGGTGTGGAGACAGTCTACTGCGAGTTGGAGGACCCCAGGAAGTACCGCGAGGCAGTCGCGCTGGTGCGCCGCCGCCAGGAGGAAACCGGCCGGCGGCTTGAGATCTTCGTCGCCCCGCCGCGCATCTTCAAAACGGGCGAGGAATGGACCCTCAAGCAAGTCCGCTGCAGCGAGGCCGACGGCTACCTGGTTCGCAACTACGATCACCTGGGCTTCTTCGCGGGCCAGCGGCGCATTGGCGACTACTCGCTCAACATCGCCAACCGGCTCAGCGCCGGCTACTTCAAGAACAAGTTCGGCCTGGAGCGCGTCACCGCTTCGTATGACCTGAACTGTGCGCAACTGGAGGCGCTCTTGCGGGCCGCGCCGCCGGATTGGTTCGAGGTCACCATCCACCAGCACATGCCCATGTTTCACATGGAGCACTGTGTCTTCTGCGCCTTTCTCTCGACCGGCACGGACTACACCAACTGCGGCCGCCCCTGCGACCGGCACGACCTGAAACTGCGCGACCGTGTCGGCGCGGAGCATCCGGTCAAGGCGGACGCCGGTTGCCGCAACACGGTCTTCAACGCGCTGGCGCAGACCGGCGCCGAATATGTGCCCCGCTTCCTGGCGCTGGGCGTTCGCTATTTCCGGGTCGAGTTCCTGCGCGAAAGCCCGGATCTGGTGGCGCGGACCATTGCCCAGTACCGCCAGTTGTTGGGGGGTGAAATCAGCGGCTCGCAGCTCTGGCG
- a CDS encoding patatin-like phospholipase family protein, producing the protein MPKLICALLICAVSLSLAGCCATRHCEEAGQAVAKYHFRPASVRAALTGQAPSQPADILVLSGGGSHGAWGAGVLRGWRDHADQARPRKFQVVTGVSTGALLATHAFLGEPGDDDLLEEAYTTVKTRDIYGLKLLPFALLSNSLKSSAPLKHRISRHITAETLQRVARIGRGEQRRLYAGTVNYDTGKLVIWDLTAIAMDDTNPDRLELYRQVVLASASIPILVPPVKIDGNLYADGGARAQLFFESGLLPNLREVARTNLTLYVIVNGKLGLEANCVSNCLKELTLRTLDMLLDANGIGNLYHIKYELDRIGFGRFRLARIPREFPVTSSAVFEPEAMRQLYDEGVRFGRQGKWERQIPEVDLRPWL; encoded by the coding sequence ATGCCAAAACTGATCTGCGCGCTCTTAATCTGTGCCGTCTCGCTATCCCTCGCCGGTTGCTGCGCCACTCGCCATTGCGAGGAGGCAGGTCAGGCGGTCGCCAAGTACCATTTCCGCCCGGCCTCTGTCCGCGCCGCCCTCACGGGCCAGGCCCCGTCGCAGCCCGCGGATATCCTGGTCCTCTCGGGCGGCGGTTCGCATGGGGCCTGGGGTGCGGGCGTGCTGCGCGGTTGGCGGGACCACGCCGACCAGGCCCGGCCCCGGAAGTTCCAGGTCGTGACCGGTGTCAGCACCGGCGCCCTGCTCGCCACTCACGCCTTCCTGGGCGAGCCTGGCGATGACGACCTGCTCGAGGAGGCTTACACCACCGTGAAAACCAGGGATATCTACGGGCTCAAGCTCCTGCCGTTTGCCCTCCTTTCCAACTCTCTCAAGAGCTCCGCTCCGCTGAAGCACCGCATCTCCCGCCACATCACCGCCGAGACGCTTCAGCGTGTCGCCCGGATCGGGCGCGGGGAGCAGCGCCGCCTTTATGCCGGCACCGTCAACTACGACACCGGCAAGCTCGTCATCTGGGACCTCACGGCGATTGCCATGGACGACACGAATCCCGACCGCCTGGAACTCTACCGGCAGGTCGTCCTGGCCTCCGCCTCGATCCCCATCCTCGTTCCCCCGGTGAAAATTGATGGCAACCTCTACGCCGACGGCGGCGCCCGGGCCCAACTGTTCTTCGAGTCCGGCCTGTTGCCCAACCTGCGCGAAGTCGCCCGCACCAATCTCACCCTCTACGTCATCGTGAACGGCAAGCTGGGTTTGGAGGCCAACTGTGTGAGCAACTGCCTGAAGGAACTGACCCTGCGGACGCTCGACATGCTCCTCGACGCCAACGGCATCGGCAATCTCTACCACATTAAGTATGAGCTGGACCGCATCGGGTTCGGCCGGTTCCGCCTCGCGCGCATCCCGCGTGAATTTCCCGTCACCAGCTCGGCGGTGTTTGAGCCGGAGGCCATGCGGCAGCTCTACGACGAAGGCGTCCGCTTCGGCCGGCAGGGAAAGTGGGAACGCCAGATCCCCGAGGTAGACCTGCGGCCCTGGCTCTAA
- a CDS encoding sulfatase-like hydrolase/transferase: MTSSCARRILLAAAVALATAAPSPTSAAETRKPNIIFILADDLGWGDLGCYGHPHIKSPSLDRLAKQGTLFTQFYVNGSVCSPSRCAFMTSQYPARQAIHGHYATREQNEQRGMSNWLDPKAPNVASVLKSAGYATGHFGKWHLGAGPGAPEPGAYGIDDYRVMNGNGPTWDLPPRDFWARSSTLIVGEAIRFIRTNQARPFYLNVWSLLPHATLNPTDQQMRPYARFAPAHGVPHKSAAQIYYASVTDLDTQVGRLLAEVDKLGLADHTLVLFSSDNGPEDIHIPNAGHSGIGSAGPFRGRKRSLYEGGVRTPFIARWPGRIPTGRVDNTSVVAGVDVLPTLCKLAGAPLPAGLKPDGEDVGDILCGQARPRALPLFWEWRFGIVGEPFHRSPILAVREGDWKLLLNPDRSRIELYDIPRDPTELANAAKDHPDVVDRLAAKALAWQATLPKGPIESAAGKANYPWPSQREGPER; this comes from the coding sequence GTGACCAGCTCTTGTGCGCGACGCATCCTGCTGGCCGCTGCCGTGGCCCTCGCCACAGCCGCTCCTTCCCCCACCTCCGCCGCCGAGACCCGCAAACCCAACATCATCTTTATCCTCGCCGATGACCTCGGCTGGGGCGACCTGGGCTGCTATGGTCACCCCCACATCAAATCGCCGAGCCTCGATCGGCTGGCGAAGCAGGGCACGCTCTTCACCCAATTCTACGTCAACGGCTCGGTCTGTTCGCCCAGCCGCTGCGCGTTCATGACCTCGCAGTATCCGGCGCGGCAGGCGATTCACGGCCATTACGCCACGCGCGAGCAGAACGAGCAGCGCGGCATGTCCAACTGGCTCGATCCGAAAGCGCCGAACGTTGCGTCAGTGCTGAAGTCTGCCGGATATGCAACGGGGCATTTTGGCAAGTGGCACCTCGGCGCCGGACCGGGCGCGCCCGAGCCCGGAGCCTACGGCATTGATGACTACCGCGTCATGAATGGCAACGGCCCGACCTGGGACCTGCCCCCCAGGGACTTCTGGGCCAGGTCTTCGACACTCATTGTGGGCGAGGCCATCCGTTTCATCCGAACCAACCAGGCCCGCCCGTTCTACTTGAACGTCTGGTCGCTGCTCCCGCACGCAACCCTTAACCCGACCGACCAGCAGATGCGGCCCTACGCCCGCTTCGCGCCCGCCCACGGCGTGCCTCACAAGAGCGCAGCGCAGATTTACTACGCCTCCGTGACCGACCTCGACACTCAGGTCGGCCGGCTGCTTGCCGAAGTGGATAAACTCGGCCTCGCCGACCATACGCTCGTCCTCTTCTCCAGCGACAACGGTCCCGAGGACATCCACATCCCCAACGCAGGCCACAGCGGCATCGGTTCAGCCGGACCGTTCCGCGGGCGCAAGCGCAGCCTCTACGAAGGCGGCGTGCGCACGCCGTTTATCGCGCGCTGGCCCGGCCGCATCCCGACCGGCCGCGTGGACAATACTTCGGTGGTCGCCGGGGTGGACGTCCTCCCCACTCTCTGCAAACTCGCCGGCGCGCCGCTCCCCGCCGGCCTCAAGCCCGATGGCGAAGATGTCGGCGACATCCTTTGTGGCCAGGCGCGCCCTCGCGCCCTGCCGCTGTTCTGGGAATGGCGCTTTGGCATCGTCGGCGAGCCGTTCCATCGCAGCCCCATCCTCGCCGTCCGCGAAGGCGATTGGAAGCTGCTGCTCAATCCTGACCGCAGCCGCATCGAGCTCTACGACATCCCGCGCGACCCAACGGAGTTGGCCAACGCCGCGAAAGACCACCCCGACGTTGTGGACCGCCTCGCCGCCAAAGCACTGGCCTGGCAGGCCACGCTGCCCAAAGGTCCCATCGAGTCCGCCGCCGGCAAGGCCAACTACCCCTGGCCGAGCCAGCGTGAAGGTCCGGAAAGATGA